The nucleotide sequence GACGGTTATGAAGGGGAGCCAAAAGGGGGTCAACATTAACCGTTTGCTCAAGAAATCGTGCTTTTCTTTCCCAGTCCTTTGCTTTTTCCTTATAATGCAATAACATGCTTTTCAGTAGAACTTTCAGTTTTGGCCTCAAAGCTTCGAGGTCATCAGCTTCGGAAAGCACCTCCAATGTCTCCCGCCCGAAGGTACTTAGCAACTTTCCCCGCTCTTGCTCTGAAGACAATGATTCGCTTATGAACTCATTAACCACCATTGCAAGCGATGATGTAATATTTTTTTGAGACTCAAGCTCATCTTCAGCACTGACAGTAACCTGGTTACTTGCTATAAACATTTCAAGGTCTTCGATAATTTGATCAAAATTATTATCCGAAGAATCTTTTTTAGACAATCGACTAAATACTGTTTTTTGCATTGCCGATTTTTGTTCATCAGTGAATATCGAGAAATTACCAACCAAATTCCTGACAAAAAGAACAACGGCGAGCCAGGATGGCTTACCCCCGCATCCAATCTTGTGCATTTCAGAACATAATTTTTTAATCGCGCAAGAATCGGTTTGACAATCGCTTGGCATATATTCCCTTTAGGAACGTTTTGACATTAACTCTAATCTCTAACCCAATAGCACCGCCGACACAAGTACTGCATCTGGCAATACCGAACTCACCGAGACTGCCAGAGTTGGTTGTCTCGGGGAACCCCGTGCAATCCACTTACTGCTTTTCATGGAAACATTTTTTTTGTATTTTTTGAAATACGCAGTTACTCTATATTGGGTGTGACGTCCTTCACGATCGCCAGCAGGCGAGACAGATATGGCTTTGAAATATCAAATAATGTTGCCGTTACTCATGCTCCTTGCCCTCCTCGGCACGTGGATGACGGTTGGCAAGGTCTATGCTTCAGAAATAAAGGAGAACTCAGGTCTTCTGGCCCAGCGATGGCCGCCACCCGATGCGTATCCCGCGAGACCAAAAGGTCCTCAACCCGACCCTCCACCAAGATTAGGTCAAGACGACAGAGGCAGGCCACCTGGCCCATGGCCACATAGGCCCGGCATGCCACCACCTCCTCCCCCGGGTCGTGGATCGCCTGATCGCCGACCGCCCGAACCTCCCCCCAGACTTGGGCAGGATGGCTGGAGAAGACCGCCAGGACCATTGCCACAGACGCCCGGCATGCCCCCTCCAAACTTGGGCTGGGGTTTTCCCGGATCACCAGCATCCGAACCAAGGCAGGACGGCAGGAGAAATGCTGTTGCGTCAGAGACAGAACAACCGGTCCAGAAACACATCCCCCCCGCAGTCATTCCCTCTGGGGAAACACCGGACCAACGCCGCGACAGTGAACAGACGTCCATGACACATCCAAAGCCCAACCCCAGCCCACAGCCTGAAACAATGGCAGACCTTACCAGAAGGTTCAGCAGTTCGCCAATTTTTATCGCGACTGGCCTCGCTACGGGCTGCGCTGCAACTATTGTTTATTTGTATATCATGAATTGCAAACGCAAGAACCGTCGAGAAGAAACTCTTCGTGAAGAAGCTGCACAAACATCTTCACACAACTTTCAAGATCGAGTTAAAATGAATCACGAAGAACAGATCAGAAAGAATCTTGAGGATCAAAGCAATGCCTATTTGCAGCGGGAAGCCGCTCGACGTCAACGTCAAAAGCACAATGAATTTCTTAATGAATCTTGGCAACGTGCTCAAAGAAAACGACAAGAAAAAAAAGAACGAACGGAAACACATAACCACAAACAGAAAGGTAACAACCAACAAAAGACCTCGAGAACGGCAGACCATCGAGACATATCGCATGACAAAAAGTGGGCGTGTTCGATTCTCGGTGTCAATTTACGGGCCTCTCCAAGAGAAATAAAACGATCATACATTAAAATGATAAAAAAAACCCACCCAGACAAGGCAAGCTCTATAAACAAAGCCACGGAAGCCGAGTTTCTGGAAAAAGCAAAGCTCATCAATGTTGCCTATGATATTATGAAGAAATGAAGTCGCAGACGACGAGCTGTTTTTCACACGTCGACGAAGGTGAACCTGGGAGCCTACCAGACATCAACGCCAGCGAGGTTGAGAGGACACCTCACTGGCATGCTCAGTGCCAAAATGGGGACCGTCTGCCCAAAATTTTACCCGCGCAACACAGCCTGACCAGAAAAACCCGCAAATCCGGGCCATCTCCCCAGCCGCCTGCCCGTACACGGGCCAACGTCTGCCCGAATGTTATCCAAAATTCCCTCGTTATCCTGTATGGTTGGCCAAGATGTTATCCAACCCGGTTATCCACATGATAAAAGGGGCCAGGCCGAAACAGACCTAACCCCTTGAATTAATTCTGGTGCGCCCAGCAGGATTCGAACCTGCGGCCGTCTGCTTAGAAGGGCGCTTCGCCAAATGCTATCGACTGATATAATTGAGCTTTTTTCTCGAACGAGCCCCCTCCCCTGGATAAAATCGATCCTGTCTGGGACATTTCAGGTTCTCCAAAGGTTCTCCAAAATCCCGGTTATCCAGGTCTGGAGAACCTATTTCAGCGTTATCCGGTAGGGAAAGCAGATGGACAGAGGAATATTAAATATATTAGACAGATAAAGCCATTACCCAAAAAGTTTCAATTTGATGTATTTGAAACGCAAAACGAAGCAAGAGTGGTTCATTCATTAATGTTACGAACCTACGGATCATACTAGTACCATCATCGTTGATATTTATTCAACAAATGGAACAAATGAATATCTGTTACCAACTCGACATGTAGTCAGACCTAAATGTTTCCATTCACAAGAAAATATCCAAAATTAAACCGTGAGTCTTGTTGTCTCGTTACAGGTTGATAGGAATTGTCCGCAATCCTCTCCCCAATTTTTTCGAATTGCCAGCAGTACGACCAGACTCTCTTGCTATTTAAGCCCTTTAAGGGCGTTACAAAAATTATTGGAAAAATTCCATACTCCCAGAATTCAACGGTTGTGTATCGTGTCCCCATTGCTCGTGCTGATTTTCTGGGGTATACTAAATTACATGAAAAATTAGTTCCCGGAGTAAATATGGCCAAAGTGCAAAATTCTGGCAAGAGCAGGAGAGTAGGAGAGCAGGAGAGCAGGAGAGCAGGAGAGCAGGAGAGCAGGAGAGCAGGAGATTTCGACGAAATGGACATGCACGTCAAGTCACGTGGGATCCACCACCGCATGAGTAGACGCAGAACGGAACAACCGAGCGAGAGAAATCTACTCGTATGGTTAGTCTCGGCCATGGTTGTTATTGCCATTATCGGGGTGGTTGTAGTTTTACAATCGGGTGTTAGAAATCGTCGTCTTTCTGAAACCGCTCTGCCCTCTGGAGTTGGGCCAGAACAGATGCGCCTCATCAATACCCCTTTCTCAGTTGGTATTGGTTCTGGCCAGATGCAGCTGATCAAACAAAACACACCCTTTTTAGGTCTTTATTTGAGTGATATGTCTCCAGATTTAGCCGCACAGCTAAGACTAGCCATCAACCGAGGAGTCTATGTTAACGACGTTGTTCCTTTATCCCCAGCAGAGACAGCTGGGATAAAACCTGGTGACGTCGTAACTCAATTGGACGGAACGGACCTGATCAAGTCGAATGTCGTAGGCATTGTTTTGTCTAAACATTTACCCGGTGACGTTGTACAAGCAATCATTATACGCAACCAAACACAGCTCGCAACAAATATAAGACTAGAAACAATGCAAAACCAGCTAAAGTCATTCTAAATACTTGCAACTATTAAACACAAAATCGTTTCCTTCGCGTGCACGTAATCCCTTAAAACAACAGGAGATATACTAACAATAACTGCCACGATATCAACAAAACAATGAGGCTTAACACAACAAACTTCAACCGTTAACAACATACCCCAAGGATTTAATACTATGACGATCATGTTCAGAGAAGACAATACAGGCGACAACAAAAAGACTCTACACATTGACCTTGCAGGGCATCTCGACATATTTTCGCATGAACAATTCAACAACTACAAACTATACATTGACGAATGCAACAAAGTAGTTATTAATATGTCAGGTCTTGAACACCTCGACAGTAGTTCACTTGGATTGCTCCTCATGTTGCGAGAGCGTGCAGGTGGCACGACTGCAAACATTGAGATCATAAATTGCTCGCCTTCAATATTTAAGATATTCACTGCCGTGAAATTCAATCTCCTGTTCAACATAACTCCAAAAAATCACACTTCATAACAATGAACCTGACAAACTGCATGATGGACTAACGATCACTAAAGAACATCTTTAGACACAAACAGGAACTATTATGACTACAAGCATGACTTCTGACAGTCAGCCGTGTATGAACAAAAATATTCTTGTCGTTGAAGACGATAAACTCTCAGCCAACCTTATTGAGAGTTATCTTACTAAATTTGGTTACGCAGTTACCTGTGCAGCCGATGGCGAATCAGCTTGGAATATTCTGCTGCAAGACACTACGCGATTCAAATGCATCCTCCTTGATTATATGCTCCCTGATATTGATGGCATGGAAGTCTTGCATCGAATAAAAAAGGCTCCAGGCCTTAGCGAAATACCTGTTATTTTTGTAACTTCATTAAACGATGTAGAAACTATTCAAAACGCGTTTGCACATGGAGCATTTTCATATCTAACAAAACCACTTGATATAAAATTAATGAAAAGCATAGTCCATGCTGCAATCGATAGATGTAAAATCAACTTCGACATCGCCAAGGACAGACAAGAGTCTGAACGATCACTTGAACTTCTCAATTCGGGAATTTTCCACTGCAGGACATTAGATGAAGCACAATTGCTTGCAAAGACTCTTGCCATGGCATGCCCAGATTCTGGAAAAGTATCATCGGGTCTTCTTGAGTTGTTAATAAATGGGATAGAACATGGAATGCTTGATATTACTTACGACGACAAAACAAAACTCGTACTTTCAGAATCATGGAAAGAAGAAGTTAATCGCCGACTAAAGCTTAAGTGTTATCTTGACAAAAAAGTTACAGTCTTATTTGAGCGAAAATTTGGCGAGATAGTACTAACAATCAGGGATGACGGTCCTGGATTCGATTGTCAATGCTATTTAGAATTTGATCCAGCACGCGCCATGCACCCACATGGGAGAGGAATAGCTATGGCTTGCATGTTTAACCTGGACAATGTTGAATTCTTAGGAAATGGCAATACTGTCCGTGTAACAATAAGTACTGGACACAACTCCCCCACTCTTTAGCAATGCATTTACGAGATATATATGAATTTTAACATTACTAATTTGCGTGAATCGATAGAGTTTCTAAACATTCTCTTCGAAAAAATTCCTTCGGTCGTCATGCTGGTCGACAAAGATTTAGTCGTCCAAGAAGTTAATGACGCATATCAGGTTATATTCGGGCTACCTCGCGAGCAAGCTGTTGGTCAACGATGTGGGAATGCACTCAAATGCGCTTTTGCAGTTACTGAGGAAACATTATGCGGCGAAACAAGCAACTGCGAGCAATGCCTTCTTCGTCAGGCAGCTATTCAAACTCTCTTACAACAAGTCCCTGCTGATCAAGAAAAACTTGTTCACACTTTTTTTATCAATGGCTCAAGAGAGGAACGTCATTTTGAATTCAGTACCCGCTACGTCACATTCCATGGCGAACAAATGGTGCTGGTAATTCTCTATGATGTTACAAAACTTGAAGTTCAAAAACTCGAATTAATAGACAAGCAGTCTAAAATCGACGAATCACTTAAAGCCGCAGGCATAGTTCAGCTCAGTCTTTTGCCTAAGAAACTACCACATGTTAAAACAGTCGACTTTTCATGGAAATTCATACCATGCGAAGGCATTGGTGGTGACATTTTAAATGTGGTACATCTTGATAAAGACAATATCGGACTTTACATGTTAGACGTTGCTGGACATGGTGCTCCTTCAGCAATGATATCTGTCTTGGTCTATCAACTGATGAACTCACAAACTGGCATCCTCTTAGACAATACGACAACACCACCGCTTATTCGAAAGCCTGAAGAAGTTTTGAACCTACTTGACAAAGAGTTTCCTTTGATGCGGTTCAAAAGACACTTCACTATAGTTTATGCGGTGCTTAATCATCGCACAGGCACCTTAACCTATAGCAATGCAGCACACTGTTCACCGATTGTGTTAACTCAAGATGGCGTCATCAAGACACTTGACGTTTCCGGAACGGTTATCGGCATTGGTGCGATGCCTTTTGGGCAACAAACAATTGCACTCTCCCCAGGCGACAAGGTCGTATTGTTTAGTGATGGCGTAGAAGAAATGGGTAATGCTGATAACGAATTATTCGGCAGCGAAAGACTTGCAAACACATTAATCGCACTTAGAGACACTTCGACGGATGGCTTGGTGCAAGGCATATATAAACAAGTCATGCACTTTGCAGGAGGGCACCCTCCAGTTGATGATTTAAGCATATTAGCCTTTGAGTACAAAGGTACGACGAGCAGTGTTTGACGACAATCAATAACCCACATCAAGATCGGTAGGTATCAATGACTGATCACTACAGACTTTAATAATTTTTGTCGAGGCCATAATGATAATAAAAGTTAGTACAAAAAGTTTGAAAGTCGGGATGTACATATCAAATCCAGGGATGAGCGAAGTCTCGAATCCAAATGTTTTCTTATCTGAAGGTGAAATCACAACAGATTTAGTTCTCCAAAAAATCGCAAGTTCAAACTACTCAGACACCTTTATCGACACAGAGAAAGGTGTTTATTTCGCAAAGCACAAAAAGAAAAAACAGGAAATCGAAAGCCTATTTTCATCAACTGAAAACCTCGACAACCTCGATCCCTCAGATGCACAAACATTCGATTGCATCCTTGAATCAATTGATTTTGCAGAAAATCAATACACCCAGTTAATCGAGGACTGCAAAAAATTAATTTTAGCTGCCAAAGAATCTGGGAACATTGACACATCGCCTACGTATAAACTTGTAGATCACCTCATAAACAATGACAACCAAACAAACTACGCAATGATGTTCCTTTCTAATCTCAGAGGACACGACGAACACACATACACTCACTGCATAAATGTAGCATTATTTTCAACAATGTTTGGAAAATACCTTTCTCTTGGACCCGAGAACTTAATACATCTTGGGTTTGCTGGATTTTATCACGATATAGGCAAATTAAAAATTTCTGATAAAATTATCAAAGGAACGAAAAAACAATCTGCAAAAGATTTGCTCGAGTTCCAAAAACATCCACTTTACAGCTATGACATGCTCTCAAAACAATGCACGATTCCAGATGATATCTTGCGCGCAGTCTTAGAACATCATGAAAATTATTCTGGCACTGGATACCCATGCAAGAAACAACGAAATGACATATCACCCCAGGCCTCGCTAATAAGTATTGTAGACACTTTTGACTCGTTAAAATCAGAAAGATCCTACCGCATGTCTGTATCACCCCACAAAGCTATTTCCGCTATATTTCAATCTAAAGGAGCAGCATTCTCTCCATCTTTAGTAGATAAGTTTGTTAAATTTATTGGAATATATCCGAACGGGTCAATTGTTGTTCTAAAAAACAATAAAAAAGCTATCGTCATGTCTCAAAACATAAAGTCTTTGCTGTATCCAGTGGTCCGCATTGTCCTAGACGAAAACAATCGGCACTGTGAACCACAAGACATAGACTTATACGAAGCCAAGGACATTGATGACAAGCATCATATTATTGATGTTCTTGATGCTAAGGATTGCAGGTTACATATTTCTGCATACATCAAAACAAAAGGTAAATCATTAAAACTATAGTTCTCCACTGAATTACATTGGTAGATTAGTAGACTTTTCTCAGATAACTTACAACTATAATTCAAACTGGTACGTGCTCAGAACTGCTTTAATGCCGATAAGACCAATTATATCTTGCCGATTTTTTTTACGGAATGGCGATTGCAAAATAACTTGAACTTGATCGATGTCATTGAGCAACTGAATCAGATGTACTTCATAGCAGTATATAGCATTCCAGGGTCACCTACCCTCCTGCCCTAGAATATCCTCACAAGTTCCCACACACCATTTTAAAAGGGATGCTGTCCTGAGGTCCTGAGTGCCTCAGGATAGCCCTCAGGACAAAAAAAGTGTAATAAAAACATTACTTTATATACTACTTCCTGAGATCCTGAGGATTATAGGGGGGGGTTCCCCAGGAGTGGTTTTGGGGGTCGGGGACGGAGGTGTTTTTGAAATCCCCTTTTTGGGGGTACCCCCTTTGATTTTCGTTCTAATAAAAACGAAGGGAAACACGTTTTTCTAAAAGCAATACCAGCGCCACCTTCTCTAGCAATGCGCTAAAAAATCAAAAATTGCAGCTTCCTGCATCGCATAACGTCCTGGGATATCGCTAGTTTCCCTTAGAAACATTCCAGCCCAACTCCCCTGCCCCGGGCCAGCCCATCCCCTCGGACACCCCTCCCCTGCTCTCTACCGGCCCCGTCCTGGGGTTTTTCCAGTTGAGCCTTCCTTCTTGGCCCGCCCGCTCCCCAAAATCGCAGGGCGACCCCGCCCCGGCTCAATGCACGTTTTACACCGCCGCCCCGTGACCGGCCCCGTGACCCAGGTTACCTTTCCCGGGTCTCATCCCTAGTCCACGAGGTGAACATGCCGACCGACGCAAAACCGCACGGCGAGGTGCCGCTTGAAATTCTGAAGGAACTCGCTCAGCGGTTCCGGCCGATCGAGCACCTGTTTGACGTCATGGGCGCGGCGGATGCTGGCGTGCAGGGCGTCTTTGTGCGCCGATGGGCTGAAATTGGCACACATCTCGCGACAAGCTTTCGGAAACACCTCGACCAGATGGTCGCAATAGCCAGGAACGACGATTGAAGTCCTTGCAAGTCATCAACTTAAACGGAGGAATAGAACATGATCGTTTTGGAATTTATCGCCGGAATCGCCTTGGGTGCTGTTGCTGGCGGCGTCATCAAGATGATCACCCATGGCGGCGGTGCCATTGTTGGGCGAGGCAATGTTCGAAATGCGATCAACAAAGAAGAGAAGAACGTCCGTGGCCGGTTCAACGACCTGAGAGTCACCAAGAATGACCCGAAGTTCTACGAGTAACCCCGAACTTCTCCGAAGGAGAACTTGCCATGGACGACTGGCCGATCATTTTCAGCTACACCCGCGCCCAAGCCATCGCAGACGGCGTCCTAATCGACGTCACCGCCCAAGCTGCCGAGGTGGGCTTCAAGGTGCACACGGTGGTCACCGACCATCTATATAATACGTACGTGGTGCCGCCGGCCGGACTGGAAGGCGAAGGGC is from Solidesulfovibrio magneticus RS-1 and encodes:
- a CDS encoding HD-GYP domain-containing protein, coding for MIIKVSTKSLKVGMYISNPGMSEVSNPNVFLSEGEITTDLVLQKIASSNYSDTFIDTEKGVYFAKHKKKKQEIESLFSSTENLDNLDPSDAQTFDCILESIDFAENQYTQLIEDCKKLILAAKESGNIDTSPTYKLVDHLINNDNQTNYAMMFLSNLRGHDEHTYTHCINVALFSTMFGKYLSLGPENLIHLGFAGFYHDIGKLKISDKIIKGTKKQSAKDLLEFQKHPLYSYDMLSKQCTIPDDILRAVLEHHENYSGTGYPCKKQRNDISPQASLISIVDTFDSLKSERSYRMSVSPHKAISAIFQSKGAAFSPSLVDKFVKFIGIYPNGSIVVLKNNKKAIVMSQNIKSLLYPVVRIVLDENNRHCEPQDIDLYEAKDIDDKHHIIDVLDAKDCRLHISAYIKTKGKSLKL
- a CDS encoding response regulator — translated: MTTSMTSDSQPCMNKNILVVEDDKLSANLIESYLTKFGYAVTCAADGESAWNILLQDTTRFKCILLDYMLPDIDGMEVLHRIKKAPGLSEIPVIFVTSLNDVETIQNAFAHGAFSYLTKPLDIKLMKSIVHAAIDRCKINFDIAKDRQESERSLELLNSGIFHCRTLDEAQLLAKTLAMACPDSGKVSSGLLELLINGIEHGMLDITYDDKTKLVLSESWKEEVNRRLKLKCYLDKKVTVLFERKFGEIVLTIRDDGPGFDCQCYLEFDPARAMHPHGRGIAMACMFNLDNVEFLGNGNTVRVTISTGHNSPTL
- a CDS encoding J domain-containing protein; protein product: MTHPKPNPSPQPETMADLTRRFSSSPIFIATGLATGCAATIVYLYIMNCKRKNRREETLREEAAQTSSHNFQDRVKMNHEEQIRKNLEDQSNAYLQREAARRQRQKHNEFLNESWQRAQRKRQEKKERTETHNHKQKGNNQQKTSRTADHRDISHDKKWACSILGVNLRASPREIKRSYIKMIKKTHPDKASSINKATEAEFLEKAKLINVAYDIMKK
- a CDS encoding PDZ domain-containing protein, whose protein sequence is MSAILSPIFSNCQQYDQTLLLFKPFKGVTKIIGKIPYSQNSTVVYRVPIARADFLGYTKLHEKLVPGVNMAKVQNSGKSRRVGEQESRRAGEQESRRAGDFDEMDMHVKSRGIHHRMSRRRTEQPSERNLLVWLVSAMVVIAIIGVVVVLQSGVRNRRLSETALPSGVGPEQMRLINTPFSVGIGSGQMQLIKQNTPFLGLYLSDMSPDLAAQLRLAINRGVYVNDVVPLSPAETAGIKPGDVVTQLDGTDLIKSNVVGIVLSKHLPGDVVQAIIIRNQTQLATNIRLETMQNQLKSF
- a CDS encoding STAS domain-containing protein gives rise to the protein MTIMFREDNTGDNKKTLHIDLAGHLDIFSHEQFNNYKLYIDECNKVVINMSGLEHLDSSSLGLLLMLRERAGGTTANIEIINCSPSIFKIFTAVKFNLLFNITPKNHTS
- a CDS encoding diguanylate cyclase; its protein translation is MPSDCQTDSCAIKKLCSEMHKIGCGGKPSWLAVVLFVRNLVGNFSIFTDEQKSAMQKTVFSRLSKKDSSDNNFDQIIEDLEMFIASNQVTVSAEDELESQKNITSSLAMVVNEFISESLSSEQERGKLLSTFGRETLEVLSEADDLEALRPKLKVLLKSMLLHYKEKAKDWERKARFLEQTVNVDPLLAPLHNRRYLESFLRNAVEQNQIDNNHLAVLMLDIDNFKQVNDAYGHQVGDDVLRTLAKIISAHSEKYGWFAARYGGDELVVVCDVSVDEALLHSDAIRLAVQNYEFRPRLNGKLAEQIVKFTVSIGVAGYQLGMSSDELLNCADKAMYDVKGTGKNNVAQFGVISVEPEW
- a CDS encoding SpoIIE family protein phosphatase, with product MNFNITNLRESIEFLNILFEKIPSVVMLVDKDLVVQEVNDAYQVIFGLPREQAVGQRCGNALKCAFAVTEETLCGETSNCEQCLLRQAAIQTLLQQVPADQEKLVHTFFINGSREERHFEFSTRYVTFHGEQMVLVILYDVTKLEVQKLELIDKQSKIDESLKAAGIVQLSLLPKKLPHVKTVDFSWKFIPCEGIGGDILNVVHLDKDNIGLYMLDVAGHGAPSAMISVLVYQLMNSQTGILLDNTTTPPLIRKPEEVLNLLDKEFPLMRFKRHFTIVYAVLNHRTGTLTYSNAAHCSPIVLTQDGVIKTLDVSGTVIGIGAMPFGQQTIALSPGDKVVLFSDGVEEMGNADNELFGSERLANTLIALRDTSTDGLVQGIYKQVMHFAGGHPPVDDLSILAFEYKGTTSSV